The Paracholeplasma brassicae genome contains a region encoding:
- the atpF gene encoding F0F1 ATP synthase subunit B, with product MNEVFERLARSISEGLESVFVDWQATLLQFISTIILFLVIRRFFWKPITEFLENKQKAVNESLEHAKEMAREADEVKKKAELDYQVLKKETDELKERLVLEANKQKELIINEAKSEAKIRLEKVEKDIEFEIEEANLEIKNTIKEVAFAAAEKIVRREIDKSVHDDLLNGIIEEKLGNETR from the coding sequence GTGAATGAAGTATTTGAAAGACTTGCAAGGTCCATCAGTGAGGGTTTAGAATCTGTTTTTGTTGATTGGCAAGCAACTTTGCTACAATTTATATCAACAATTATCTTGTTTCTAGTAATCCGACGATTTTTTTGGAAACCAATCACTGAGTTTCTTGAAAACAAACAAAAAGCAGTTAACGAATCTTTAGAGCACGCCAAAGAAATGGCAAGAGAAGCGGATGAAGTGAAGAAAAAAGCGGAGCTGGACTATCAAGTGCTCAAAAAAGAAACCGATGAGTTAAAAGAACGACTTGTACTAGAAGCGAATAAGCAAAAAGAATTAATTATTAATGAAGCTAAGAGTGAAGCGAAAATTCGACTTGAAAAAGTTGAGAAAGACATTGAATTTGAAATAGAAGAAGCCAATTTAGAAATAAAAAATACCATTAAAGAAGTGGCTTTCGCTGCAGCTGAAAAAATTGTCCGCAGAGAAATTGATAAGTCAGTTCACGATGACCTGCTCAATGGTATCATCGAAGAAAAACTAGGCAATGAAACGAGATAA
- the atpH gene encoding ATP synthase F1 subunit delta: MKRDKYLKALLEIAKEKNKLDLFIIEFEALKQLLDQNSDWLKMISLPSIATSKKEEMIKSIGFDEDFSSFLIRLVLDGLIESYNQLFIEWMIMARRSQKVAYVGLYSAKTLTEAQKTVLERLVKPYLGGLTVEFYTVIDENLISGVKVIYQSQSLDGSLAYELKELESLI; this comes from the coding sequence ATGAAACGAGATAAATACTTAAAAGCACTCCTTGAAATTGCCAAGGAAAAAAATAAATTGGATTTATTTATTATAGAATTCGAAGCGCTAAAACAACTCTTAGATCAAAACAGCGATTGGTTAAAGATGATCTCATTACCATCAATAGCCACATCAAAAAAAGAAGAAATGATAAAATCGATTGGTTTTGATGAGGACTTTTCGTCTTTTTTGATACGTCTTGTTTTAGATGGGCTCATCGAGTCCTATAATCAATTGTTCATTGAATGGATGATTATGGCAAGACGCTCACAAAAGGTAGCTTATGTGGGATTATATTCAGCAAAGACGTTAACTGAAGCACAAAAAACAGTGTTAGAAAGATTAGTTAAACCATATTTGGGTGGTTTAACCGTAGAGTTTTACACAGTGATTGATGAGAACTTAATCAGTGGTGTAAAAGTGATTTATCAAAGTCAATCCTTAGACGGTTCTTTAGCCTATGAGCTTAAAGAACTCGAATCATTAATTTAG
- the atpA gene encoding F0F1 ATP synthase subunit alpha: MSKIRIKEMAEVIKKQINDYAQDIKLENVGNVLSVGDGIAIVYGLQKAMMGELLEFPNDVKGLVFNLEEHQVGVILLGGSDKIKEGDIVRTTGRIFEIPVGNALLGRVVDPLGNALDSSGVIEAEKYMPIERKAPEVMDRKAIDAPLQTGIKVIDALVPIGRGQRELIIGDRQTGKTTLAIDTILNQHDKDVICVYVAIGQKQSSVTNNVQLLEKKGAMKYTVVVTAGPSNEGTLLYLAPFAGVTIAEYFMHLGKDVLIVYDDLSKHAVAYRELSLLLRRPPGREAYPGDIFYLHSRLLERAAKLNDENGAGSITALPIIETQAGDISAYIPTNVISITDGQIFLESKLFYSGIRPAISAGLSVSRVGGSAQIKAMKSVAGTLRINLANFRELEAFAQFGSDLDQNAQKRLDRGRKTVEILKQDVHQLVHVNTQVVTLYALANGFMDDIDVTKVSLLEKEIEQGLQHVDLGKQINQMIDETKKLPDKKILDEFILGMKKHV, encoded by the coding sequence GTGTCAAAAATAAGAATAAAAGAAATGGCTGAAGTCATAAAAAAACAAATCAATGACTATGCACAAGACATTAAATTAGAAAACGTCGGTAACGTCTTAAGTGTCGGTGACGGTATTGCCATCGTTTATGGCTTACAAAAAGCAATGATGGGGGAACTACTAGAGTTTCCAAACGACGTTAAAGGGCTCGTATTCAACCTAGAAGAACACCAAGTGGGTGTAATTTTACTTGGTGGTTCCGATAAGATTAAAGAAGGCGACATAGTAAGAACAACTGGTCGTATTTTTGAAATACCTGTCGGAAATGCGCTATTAGGTAGGGTCGTTGACCCACTTGGTAATGCACTTGATTCATCAGGTGTAATTGAAGCAGAAAAATACATGCCGATAGAGCGTAAAGCGCCAGAGGTTATGGACCGCAAGGCCATCGATGCTCCACTTCAAACAGGGATTAAGGTCATTGATGCCTTAGTACCGATTGGACGAGGTCAACGAGAATTAATCATTGGTGATAGACAAACAGGTAAAACGACACTTGCGATTGACACGATATTAAATCAGCATGATAAAGACGTTATTTGCGTTTATGTTGCAATCGGTCAAAAACAGTCAAGTGTCACTAATAATGTTCAGTTACTAGAGAAAAAAGGTGCAATGAAGTACACCGTTGTAGTAACAGCAGGACCTTCTAATGAAGGTACACTGCTCTATCTTGCCCCATTTGCTGGGGTCACGATTGCGGAATACTTTATGCACTTAGGTAAAGATGTATTAATTGTATACGATGATTTATCCAAACACGCAGTCGCATATCGCGAATTATCCTTACTGCTAAGAAGACCACCAGGAAGAGAGGCGTACCCTGGGGATATTTTCTATCTACATTCTAGATTACTAGAACGCGCGGCTAAGTTAAATGATGAAAATGGTGCAGGCTCAATAACGGCACTTCCAATCATTGAAACACAAGCAGGTGATATCTCGGCGTATATTCCTACCAACGTGATATCAATTACCGATGGACAGATTTTCTTAGAGAGTAAGTTGTTTTATTCAGGAATTCGCCCTGCGATTAGCGCAGGATTATCAGTCTCACGTGTTGGTGGTTCTGCACAAATAAAAGCAATGAAGAGTGTCGCAGGTACACTGCGTATCAATTTAGCCAACTTCAGAGAACTAGAAGCATTTGCTCAATTCGGTTCTGACTTAGATCAAAACGCACAAAAACGTTTAGATAGAGGTAGAAAAACCGTTGAAATACTAAAACAAGACGTTCATCAACTCGTACACGTGAATACACAAGTGGTCACTTTGTACGCGTTAGCCAACGGTTTTATGGACGACATTGATGTCACAAAAGTCAGTTTATTAGAAAAAGAAATCGAACAAGGCTTACAACACGTTGATTTAGGAAAACAAATCAACCAAATGATTGATGAAACCAAAAAACTACCGGATAAAAAAATATTGGATGAATTTATCCTAGGTATGAAGAAGCATGTCTAA
- the atpG gene encoding ATP synthase F1 subunit gamma: MANLKHIKQRITAIENTASITQAMYNISISKLKKSQDLVNSHNAFMNRLYNVVNETAKVSKEHPMINQSGGKVDVYILLTSDRGLAGAYHNQLFKAFLDEVKDKDKSEYQVIVIGRKGYFFAKKRELPMLNTQVISNRDDLEVINFRKDLQVLKNMYVSGLISKVYLMHNHFVSTGTQEVVKEVMLPIKTTHNHESKALLDSVYMYDVSPYEIMDGVTEIYMESCIFGALADAKLSEHASRMLAMKNATDNAHKVIKELNIVYHRARQQAITNELIDVINGSNQ; the protein is encoded by the coding sequence ATGGCTAATTTAAAGCACATTAAACAACGCATTACTGCAATTGAAAACACCGCATCAATCACACAAGCTATGTACAACATTTCTATTTCAAAGTTAAAGAAGTCGCAAGATTTAGTTAATTCGCACAATGCATTTATGAATCGCCTTTATAACGTCGTCAATGAAACTGCCAAAGTAAGTAAAGAACACCCTATGATTAACCAAAGTGGTGGCAAAGTAGATGTTTATATTTTACTTACGAGCGATCGCGGTTTAGCTGGCGCTTATCACAATCAGCTTTTCAAAGCATTTTTAGATGAAGTCAAAGACAAAGATAAGTCAGAGTATCAAGTGATTGTGATCGGTCGTAAGGGTTATTTCTTTGCGAAAAAACGTGAATTACCGATGTTGAATACACAAGTCATTTCAAATAGAGATGATTTAGAAGTAATCAATTTTAGAAAAGATTTACAGGTATTAAAGAATATGTACGTGTCTGGTTTAATTTCAAAGGTATACTTAATGCACAATCATTTTGTCTCAACAGGGACTCAGGAAGTTGTAAAAGAAGTTATGTTGCCAATTAAAACAACGCACAATCACGAATCAAAAGCATTATTAGATTCAGTATACATGTACGATGTTAGTCCATATGAAATTATGGACGGTGTGACTGAAATTTATATGGAATCATGCATTTTTGGTGCCTTAGCCGATGCCAAGCTGAGCGAGCATGCTTCGCGTATGCTTGCGATGAAAAACGCAACAGATAATGCTCATAAAGTCATTAAAGAGCTCAATATTGTTTATCATAGAGCGCGTCAACAAGCCATTACAAATGAATTGATTGATGTCATTAATGGCTCTAATCAGTAA
- the atpD gene encoding F0F1 ATP synthase subunit beta: MEGYIIQVIGPVVDVSFDHEVPNIYDALIVEVDEKTTLTLEVALHIGDKAVRTIALGATEGLVRGMKVTATGSPVLVPVGNQVLGRVFNVLGQPIDRGEAMNMKLSAPIHREAPSFNELASDIEILQTGIKVIDLLAPYIKGGKIGLFGGAGVGKTVLIQELIHNVAQESGGISVFAGVGERSREGQDLYQEMKESGVLTKTALVFGQMNESPGARMRVALSGLTMAEHFRDNEKQDVLLFIDNIFRFVQAGSEVSALLGRMPSAVGYQPTLATDMGKLQERITSTRDGSITSIQAVYVPADDYTDPAPATVFSHLDATTNLSRKLTEEGIYPAVDPLASTSRALAPEIVGKEHYTVARNVQQIIQRYHELLDIIAILGMDELTDEDKLVVHRARRVQLFLSQNMSVAEQFTGVKGSFVPLSDTIRGFKEILEGKHDHLPEEAFGMVGTIEDAVKKAERL, translated from the coding sequence ATGGAAGGCTATATTATTCAAGTTATAGGACCTGTTGTCGATGTCAGTTTCGATCATGAGGTACCTAATATATACGATGCTTTAATTGTGGAAGTCGATGAAAAGACGACTTTGACGCTTGAAGTAGCGCTTCATATTGGCGACAAAGCCGTTAGAACAATCGCTCTTGGAGCGACCGAAGGTCTTGTTAGAGGTATGAAAGTGACTGCAACAGGTTCACCTGTTCTTGTCCCAGTTGGTAATCAAGTGCTAGGTCGTGTTTTTAATGTACTTGGTCAACCAATCGATCGCGGCGAAGCGATGAACATGAAATTGTCTGCACCGATTCACAGAGAAGCGCCAAGCTTCAATGAATTAGCAAGCGACATCGAGATTCTTCAAACCGGAATTAAAGTGATTGACTTACTTGCGCCATACATTAAAGGTGGTAAAATCGGACTTTTTGGTGGGGCTGGGGTTGGTAAAACCGTTTTAATTCAAGAATTAATTCACAACGTTGCACAAGAATCTGGTGGTATTTCAGTATTCGCGGGGGTTGGTGAGCGTTCAAGAGAAGGTCAAGATCTTTATCAAGAAATGAAAGAATCCGGTGTATTAACAAAAACAGCACTAGTCTTTGGACAAATGAATGAGTCACCGGGTGCTCGTATGCGTGTTGCCTTATCAGGGTTGACAATGGCAGAACATTTTAGAGATAATGAAAAACAAGATGTTTTACTATTTATTGATAACATTTTCAGATTTGTTCAAGCGGGTAGTGAAGTGTCTGCACTTTTAGGACGTATGCCATCAGCGGTTGGGTATCAACCAACCCTTGCAACAGATATGGGGAAACTTCAAGAACGAATTACGTCGACACGTGATGGCTCAATCACATCGATTCAAGCAGTTTATGTACCAGCCGATGACTACACAGACCCGGCACCAGCAACCGTCTTCTCACACTTAGATGCGACAACGAACCTAAGTCGTAAGTTGACCGAAGAGGGGATTTATCCTGCGGTCGATCCACTGGCTTCAACCTCAAGAGCATTAGCGCCCGAGATTGTAGGAAAAGAACATTATACCGTCGCTAGAAACGTCCAGCAAATTATTCAAAGATACCATGAACTATTAGATATCATCGCAATTCTTGGTATGGATGAATTAACCGATGAGGATAAATTGGTTGTACATCGTGCGAGACGTGTTCAATTATTCTTATCTCAAAATATGAGTGTGGCAGAACAGTTTACTGGTGTTAAAGGCTCGTTTGTTCCATTATCTGATACGATACGTGGATTTAAAGAAATCTTAGAAGGTAAACATGACCATCTACCAGAAGAAGCGTTTGGTATGGTAGGTACGATTGAAGATGCCGTTAAGAAGGCTGAGCGTTTATGA
- a CDS encoding F0F1-type ATP synthase epsilon subunit, giving the protein MILNVYNYQGLIEKVEIDKLIVSSENGQIAILSNHLPIVQTIRHGYFQTITNNVSNYYVCYKATVEFINNEVSILAIDCQKGHTLEEAKLNSEASYQKKMLAVKEESTHNLQLERDLRENIRKAQAGNL; this is encoded by the coding sequence ATGATTTTAAACGTTTATAACTACCAAGGATTGATTGAAAAAGTAGAAATTGATAAACTCATTGTTTCAAGTGAAAATGGTCAAATTGCTATTTTATCAAATCACCTTCCAATTGTTCAGACCATTCGCCATGGCTATTTTCAAACCATCACGAATAACGTCTCAAACTACTACGTTTGTTATAAAGCAACGGTTGAGTTTATAAACAATGAAGTATCGATTTTGGCGATAGACTGTCAAAAAGGCCATACGCTTGAAGAAGCAAAATTGAACAGTGAAGCTTCATATCAAAAAAAGATGCTCGCTGTTAAAGAAGAAAGCACCCACAACTTGCAGCTAGAACGTGATTTACGTGAAAACATACGTAAAGCACAAGCAGGTAATCTATAA